One window of Silurus meridionalis isolate SWU-2019-XX chromosome 9, ASM1480568v1, whole genome shotgun sequence genomic DNA carries:
- the gtf2a2 gene encoding transcription initiation factor IIA subunit 2: MAYQLYRNTTLGNSLQESLDELIQTQQITPQLALQVLLQFDKAINTALANRVRNRVNFKGSLNTYRFCDNVWTFVLNDVEFREVTDLVKVDKVKIVACDGKNTGSNTAE; this comes from the exons ATGGCATATCAGCTCTACCGAAACACGACACTCGGAAACAGTTTACAAGAGAGTCTTGATGAACTTATACAG ACTCAACAGATTACCCCACAGCTAGCCCTTCAAGTACTGTTACAGTTTGACAAAGCCATCAACACTGCACTGGCTAACCGAGTTCGCAACAGAGTCAACTTTAAA GGATCGCTGAACACGTACAGATTTTGCGACAATGTATGGACATTTGTTTTGAACGATGTGGAGTTTCGTGAGGTCACTGACCTGGTCAAGGTGGATAAAGTGAAAATAGTAGCCTGTGATGGAAAAA ACACTGGCTCTAatacagcagagtga